The Pieris napi chromosome 4, ilPieNapi1.2, whole genome shotgun sequence DNA segment ACTTTAATTACATtcataatattgtcttttatgAAGCTGTGTATAATACATGTATACTGAATATAATACAGAACTTAGATTCAATTTAACTAACATTATACATATCATGTATAGAAAAGAATGGCTATATAacgaaaaataacaattttcttttaataatacatcaatAAGTTCTACTAATCTGATAGTAATAATCACAGTTATAGATTTCtaatgtatgaaaattgtaACACAAGTTATATAGTGCAATTTGTTTCAGAAAccactatttaatatattaatgaacagtgacaatatttatgtttacaaCATGATTGACTATGACATCCCAATCTGTACTATGGGTGTCAGAAATAATGTTCAAAAGTCCACAGCTCAAATCGCGCaccattagaaaaataaattacagatgGTCCTAATCTACATTTACAATTTATCTTGGCATGTGTTCTCTGCACACCtggaaaagaaatataaaataattatttaaaaaaaaatatatgtatataataattattataaaattgtgaaaCATCTAACACATCagataagaaattaatttgtcTCTACTCTACTCTTTTTTGGAAAGATCAATAAATCATCTAATTGTTTTGCCtctaaagaaaaattacaatGAATTAGGTAACCTAAGTTGATTCTcaattaactataaaaaagGTCCTGTCAAAGGCTTACCGCAGTTGAGCAAGAAAGCGGTGTATAATTATTAGTCTGCTGATTTGCAGTGGAGAATGTGTTAGGTTGTGCTGGAGGGTGCGTGGCGAGGGGCGAGACAGGCGGCGCCAGGCCGCTGACGCCGCCTCCACCTGTGTTGCTAGGGCTTCCTGTAGTTGATAGCCGTGAAAAGGCTGCTAAAGCATCTGGGAAATTTGGCGGAGTTGCCGGTGTGTTGCATGGAGTCATCAACTGctgaaataatatcaaatttttaaCCATAACTAAGTAAAGAGAGAAACCTAAGTACTagtttaaaaatgtgtttaaataaatgttagaaTAGCATTGGAATTATCTGGAGTCTTCAATATTATGACGGCTTGCACTTGTTACCGaataaaatacagaattaCTAACAAAtaggtttattattaattatagctatgtacataataattttatttacaatattggtTAAGATAAGTAGGTtgattacataattttaaaaagtctgATCTTGAAGCTCACCTGCGGATAATGTTGTGTTGCAATACCATTCGCTGACGGTATAGCAACTTCTTGGAAGAATATTGAAAGTGCGGTCTGAAATTTCAAAATACAAGCTTTAATgtcaattaaacaattatatttgcCTGCTGATTTTATTGTTCAGACCAGAACAaacttaaataagtaagtaatgCAAAAACACTATACATCtgcttacaataaaaaaataagcatGAGTATGCATGCAGTAAAtatccaaaaataaaatatattattttattctttataagaTAATATCTTAAAATTTAGTTGAATAATGTTGGTCAAACAAATGTTTACTACAAACTTGCATTATTGTTATATGGActaaaattgcaattttaacctTAAACCAATCTAAGATaaccaataatataaatataaaattgaacaACAACAAGAAAATGGCTACAAAATCTATTAACAACTCTTCAATATTCTAAACACTACTTTTAACAATAACATATAAACATAGGTCTATTTTGTCGTTATCAATGTGTGTACACTATAATCTACGGTAGTTAATTGATCATTTAACCAATCTCAATACCTTTAGAAGTCTTTGGTTACGATGTTAAAAGTTGCAAACGCAATCGCTTAaccaaaacaaaacatttataatcaTGATAGGTTACCAACTGATtttcttcaaaaatataaacacagTAGCAGCCATTTCAtgattttaatgtttgtttaCATGTTTTTAGGAATATTTAGCATTTACCTCAAACTGCCAATGAGCTGCCTGCAGTAATTGTTTAGCTTGTTCTCGAGCACAACCAGCAGCTAACACAAATTGATTTATCATTACTTGTTCACGTAATGAATCCATATTTACAGCCGTAGAATTAATGGTAAATAGGAGTCACCGTCAGAAATAACGAAATcaagaaatgtttattattcaatagGCACATTCACAAGATAAAGCGCAGATTATCTATCGTCTAAGGAGTAACGAAACTGTGGTCTGAACTAACAGATGAAAATTAGAGTAAAGGTTATAgtattctattttataatttatactataaatttaactttGTACAAAACAATGTGTCTGTGCTCTGTGGTAGTTTGTACCTATAGCGCTATAGACTAATATTAGTAACACAGAACACTAATAATGGTAAACTAGGAACTATCAACTACACCATTACTTCATCTGTGGTTTCTAGAGATTAGAGAAGATTACTGAGCTGCGATGTTTATTAAGAAGTTggaatttgattatttttgtaactttcccaataaatgtatttagttTACAACTAACTTCATAAAAATCCATATTCTATTATGTATTAGAAAgtataattactattataagAAGTATTTTTCGTAAAACTAACctcaaattgaaaatattatgatgaATCTCTCCTACGAGCCCTGCAAGAAAAAGGCACGTAGAGAAGTTCAAAGTAAATGtaagcaatatatatatattatttttaatagttaatttgcataaaacaattgttttcatcatgaaatatttacaatgtGTTTTcagatattaaaagaaaaaataaggtAGAAGATTCAGTTGAAGAAAAAATTTATGCAAAACCTCCTAAGAAACACACTCCTAAATTTCGATTAAAATCAGCTGGCCATATAGCATCACTTGCTACACCATTAAATGAAAGAATTCCTATAGTTTTAACAGACATTCAGCACTTGCTTCTACATTCCTTGTTGggaaatttaaacataactCAATCACCAAGGTGGTATACTATAGATAAATGCAATCATGTTTGCCAAACAACATGTCTTATAATTGAGGGTATTTCAATAAATCAATTAGAAgaacataaagaaaaattaattaatataaacacaatCTTTGAGAATTTTGTTGAAATCTTAACACCATCAGTATACAGTGGTTCCCTTGTTAAAGAATTAGCTTTAGTGCCCCTTTCAGAAACAGAGAAAGAGTGCATTATACAGAAATATGGAAGCTTGAATTTAGCTTTAGAAGTACGGAAAGATCTTATGGTTATGATGAGAGCTGTATTTCCCATTGATGAAGACAATGAAGATAAGATAGTACAGATAGAATGTGAAGATAAGTTCCCTAGAACTCAACTTCTGTTATCTGCTTGGCAATTGATTGAGGAAAATTACCCAGTCCCTTTGAAAGGCAAgctgaaaaatatatactctGATTATGTTTACTCTAAAGAAGAGTATAAAGCCGTCACAGCTGATTCTCCTATGTTTGGGCTGGATTGTGAAATGTGCATTACAAATGTTGGATCAGAACTGACTCGTGTCTCAGTTGTAGATGAGAAATACAAATTGGTGTATGAGTCACTGGTTAAACCCTATAATAACATTACagattatttaactagatattCTGGTATTtcagaatcttctttaaaaaatattaccaaaaGATTAGAAGATGTTCAAAAAGAGTTACGTGAAGTATTACCACCTGACGCTATATTGGTTGGTCAATCACTTAACTCTGACTTACATgctttaaaaatgtttcatcCTTATGTAATTGATactagtttaatatataattttactggTGAAAGAACACGGAAATCCAAATTAAAGATATTAGCTAAGGAGTTTTTGAATATGGATATACAAACAAATAAGAATGGCCATTGTTCAATAGAGGATTCAATAGCAGCTCTTAAATTAGTTCAATTGAAATTAAgcaaatttat contains these protein-coding regions:
- the LOC125048705 gene encoding UBA-like domain-containing protein 2 isoform X2 — its product is MDSLREQVMINQFVLAAGCAREQAKQLLQAAHWQFETALSIFFQEVAIPSANGIATQHYPQLMTPCNTPATPPNFPDALAAFSRLSTTGSPSNTGGGGVSGLAPPVSPLATHPPAQPNTFSTANQQTNNYTPLSCSTAVCREHMPR
- the LOC125048705 gene encoding UBA-like domain-containing protein 2 isoform X1 is translated as MDSLREQVMINQFVLAAGCAREQAKQLLQAAHWQFETALSIFFQEVAIPSANGIATQHYPQQLMTPCNTPATPPNFPDALAAFSRLSTTGSPSNTGGGGVSGLAPPVSPLATHPPAQPNTFSTANQQTNNYTPLSCSTAVCREHMPR
- the LOC125048704 gene encoding RNA exonuclease 5 gives rise to the protein MMNLSYEPCKKKARREVQSKYIKRKNKVEDSVEEKIYAKPPKKHTPKFRLKSAGHIASLATPLNERIPIVLTDIQHLLLHSLLGNLNITQSPRWYTIDKCNHVCQTTCLIIEGISINQLEEHKEKLININTIFENFVEILTPSVYSGSLVKELALVPLSETEKECIIQKYGSLNLALEVRKDLMVMMRAVFPIDEDNEDKIVQIECEDKFPRTQLLLSAWQLIEENYPVPLKGKLKNIYSDYVYSKEEYKAVTADSPMFGLDCEMCITNVGSELTRVSVVDEKYKLVYESLVKPYNNITDYLTRYSGISESSLKNITKRLEDVQKELREVLPPDAILVGQSLNSDLHALKMFHPYVIDTSLIYNFTGERTRKSKLKILAKEFLNMDIQTNKNGHCSIEDSIAALKLVQLKLSKFIEFGDAVHTNRQNYKENVVRMSTKSDYALSIFNHIIEQKKTSLVVGCDDITGDYHTYLTQAKDSMSTQLKKGKPKKVKLSTVDTVDDVITTVTEAANDYNLIMAHLKQNSTLESCHATNIDEWVKNIWSSLKESALFVVVFSGNTAENGVAMIRVKNK